From Solanum lycopersicum chromosome 4, SLM_r2.1:
GGCTTTCACTGTATTTGACAGGTTGTCCTTGGTCATGATGGCCTTAGAAGAATAGTGTTTCTTGACTCACTTATACGTTATCCTTTATGTGTTCGTGCAGGTGAACGTAAGGACCAGAAAACTCTAGAAAAACTACGAGCTGAAAGGCAAGCCAAGATTGAGGAACTGAAAGAGAAGACAAATTACTATATAACGCAACAGCTCATTCAGGTGATAGCCCATATGCAAGGTTTTGGGCTTATACAAGTTTCACATGTTATTAACCATGAGTACTGTGATCAAATAATCTTTCTTGTGTTAAGaaataagaaggaaaaaaagaaccATGAAATTGCACTCTGAGAGACTTATTTAGTATTACATTTCTCACTGTTTTGTCCTTGCCTCTATCGTCGTGAATTTCcaaaaaaaccttttttttaacaatttccAAGCATCATTGTTGAATCTTTTGTGCAGAGATATGACCCCGACCCAGCAGCTAAGGCAGCTGCAGCCACTGTCCTTGCATCCAAGCTTGGTACAGATACTGGCTTGAAAGTGTATGTGGGAGATGACACTAAGCATAATGTCCCTACCGGGAAGAGCAACGGTGTTGAAGTTGTGCAATCTAATGGGCTGAGAAATAGGAAGCAGGCCAGGTCTAGTAGTCCAGAGAGTGCTGTAATAGATCATCCTGGTGCAGAAATGCTTCAACAGGCACAGCTTGAAGGTTCTGATATGATGCAGCATCAGCAAACAGTTGTTGAGCATTACAATCCAACAGGTTCCAGCACACAAGATGGAGGATGGATTGCACGAATTGCAGCATTGCTTGTGGGAGAGGATCCAACCCAGTCATATGCACTCATCTGTGGCAATTGCCATATGCACAATGGTAAGAACTAAAGAATTCAATGATAATAAAAACCCAATCAGTGGAGCAGATTCACATAAAGAATGGTGAATAAGCAATCACATTACTATCATTTGCAGGGTTAGCCAGGAAAGAGGACTTCCCATACATAACCTACTATTGCCCTCATTGCCATGCCCTAAATAGGCCTAAGCAGCTTGATGATCGTGTCTCTGGTACAAGTACCCCTAACCTTGGTTCCACAACTTCTTTGGCTGATGTTGATTCGGTCAAACAAGTTAGTGGATCTACTCCGGATAAAATACCCGCATCAGCAAGTGGCAGTCCTGTAGCAGCTCCAGTGGAAACAGAAGGTGATAACATAGTGTCCAGTGCTTCTAACAGCTAGTAGATGGGGAGTTTTGAATAGAGTCGTGCAGGCGAGTGCTTTTTCTCCCTATATATGTGTAGCggggttttatttttttcttttttcttggtAATGTGTAACTCTCTGTTGTATACATAGTAGAAAACATATTCAACGATTCATACGGTAGCTTCCTTGAAACTTTTCTACAGACGCAATATAcctcaattttcttttgtttgagaAATATTAGGCCATCGGCAGAGCTTTATGAGATTTTCTGATGAGTTTGCAGTCCCTCTCACGTGTATTCTCTTCTTGTTTGAGAAATATTAGGTCAAGTACATGATTGAGTTTGTATATTATCCAAGTGAACTTTCCTACTTCCTTTTTCACTTGCTTGGCTATTTGTTATTgcctctttttttcttattgttgtGAATAATCATTGCCCTTCCATCGACATGAAGACATCACGCGAGCGAAACAATAGTGATGACACCAATGTATTCAGTGTAGTCCCATAAAATTGTCAATCTTTTTAGAAAACACATAATGGAGTGTCTCACCGGATTACAAAACGAGTGAGTGTGTATTCGAATAAATTCAATTCATCAATACTCTCATGAGATCTCGTTGACATGCCTTATCAAATGAAAAGAAGTCGTAGGAGCAAGTTAAGAGTTAGCATTCTCTGACTTCTCATTCCTAGGCTATAtattaaaatgacttaaaattttcagttttatttaaaatttgagttcttttttttcttttcatgattATACGTGTTAATGGAATTACATCAACTATTTAGAATATAGTACTTCTGTAACTCTATTAATTCAAGTCTTCTTAAGAAGTGATTGAGTTAATTTGCATTATACTTGAGTTTTATTAGATCAAAAGGAGTTAACCTTTCTTAAACAGTGatttttatgtgaaaaaaagtctttttctgttttcttttaAGTGAAAAATTGGAAAGTGATAAGAAATTTAGAGAAAAAGTGAATAAAATGCTCAGTTggattaaagaaagaaaaaaaaagatactatTGTAGTGCAATCATAAAAATTgtctaagttaatttttttatattttctgtcCGGTGTTAGGCATTCACAAAACCTGATTGAATCTAGATCCACATCAGGAAGTCAAGTCTCATATTAGAGGGTAAAATGCTCTCTAATAAAGACGACACTGTACTCATGGAAACTCGAATCCGAAATCTTTATTAAGGATGAAAGAGTATTTACTATTCCACTACAACTTTCGTTGGTTTCTAACTTTCAATCAGGTTAATTCACCTTAAATTTGTTtgttaaatgaaataaaatttaccaCTCTATCATAACTCTTGTTGGTTATTCTTATAAAATATCAGACTCATATTATTCGAAATGAAGCCATATGCAATCACTTTTTGTCTATTTTTCAcgatttcaccatcaaattcATGATTCATAAATCATATGCATAAGCTAGATCCATTAAATCAACACTTCTAATAAAaacttttttgtaaaataaaataaatagttaaaggagtatattataacaataacaaagaTTGAAAATTATACTGAACCATGTAAGATTTCTTCCAAGCAACAATATGATTTTTCCCTCTCAACTGCATAATAAATATAGTCCACCAATATTCAACCACCTGTTAATTATTCAatcattcttttatatatgataaataatatagaagaaaaaatacatgtattaaaCAATACTAAAATTAAGCAAAATTTTTATGTAGTCTGTATAATTTCCATTTCATTCCCATATAATAATGTGaccacatataaatataaaataacctCTCTATAGCTTGTCAATAAATCAAACTATATCTTATTTCCTCTTTATCAATTTATATACtaacttttattatttgagaagtcaaattatttttattttgagtaagttcttttaaaacattttccatTTAATCTCATTTTTTTGGTCATTTCTTAATGGACAAATTATacttaatgaaaaattaaaaccaacacaaaaaaaataaattattcaaagtTATTCTGTTCTCATCAAAATGTGGTACGGATGATGAATAACTctgattttttctttaatcGAAAGACTCGATtttaaatctaaatattttaagtaGAAAATACTTTTctgaaatatgaaaatttaaattaatacgATTTTAAAGACAGATAGACacttaataaaaatcaaataaaatggaaatgatttttttttaatagaaaactTAACTGGGTCAGTTTACGAccaatcttttttatttttcttcatcaaacTCCTCAATGTTCTTTAATTCCCTCCAAAGATTAGCTGAGATCTGAAACAATTTTTTCCACTGAATTCACCAGATCAATTTCTCTGCATATTTTTGGATTTGTATTGCTGAAATCATACaaggaatttaaaaaaaaatggtacTTGTAGCAGCGGTGAGGGACTATATCAATCGCATATTGCAAGACATTTCTGGGATGAAAGTCCTCATTCTTGATTCTTCTACGgtttgttcttttctttccaatttAAAGAAACCCTTTTGTCTGCTTCTTTGTTTGTGCATATGTGgtttgtaaattattaatttttgtgatGATAGTGAATGTTACATTGAGGTTGATGAGGGTTGTTGTCTGATCTGATAATGGGTAAGTGTGGGGGGATAATTCAAGTTCAGTGCAATATAACTTCTTAAATGTCGTCTTTTTGAGTGATAAATCCTGTGATCTGATGCTTTTTTTGTTTGAGTTAATATGTAATTAccaatcaacaacaacaatatagtCAGTGAAATTCCAGTAAGTGGGGTTTGGGGAAGGTAGAGCGTATGCAGACAACTAGCTTGAGGAGGTAGAAAGGCAGTTTTTGAAAGACCTCGGCTCAAGTGCATCAAAACCAACATGTAGTtaccaaagaaagaaaaaaagaactcTTGAGCTTCAATCAGTTTATCAAACAGTCAACTACTTTTATATTAGTTGGGTTAGCTAAGTGAATCATTTGTACCCATTCTGTATCTATTGAGCTTTGTTTCATTTTgtactaaacattgtctttTAAGACAACTTAGGAGTTTTTTAAAGACCAGAATTCTCTGAATAGCATCCTTATAAAGATATATAGGTCTAACCAAGAATTGTTAGCAATGTGGTCAATGAAACACTAAAGGAAAATGGAAGTGCTCATTGCTGAGGCTACATTAACAATTTGATCATTGAGGATATGGGGTAGATTTGAGATACAGACTAGTATTAATAAATTCCTAACTCATCAGATATTTGCTTAATACATCtgaaaaaggagaagaaagcaTAGAAGGTGTTATCATTGGTTGTGTTAGTGATGGATCCTCGCCCCAGAGATCTTATGAAGACTCTGGTGGTGCATGTGTGTGATAGGGCCCCACATAAGCGCCAAAGTCATAGAGATGTCATGGAAGTGATAAGCAAAGATGCGAAACCCTTTCTTGTTGGTGAAGTTATGAGGTTGGATGAGGTGACTAGACTCTAGGTGATGTTCACACCTTACCGTGCTAGTTTGTGTTTGACGCACTGTTGTTTATAAATTTGATATCGGAGCAGCCATTATACTTTCAAAGAGATATAAGCTGCTGTTTATGAATTCTGAAGATAAAGGATCAAAATGTTGTTTCTTGCTGGAGTAGATTCAGGCATGATTTGGAACTTGGAAGATCTGAATGATGCCTAAGGCATCATGAGACTCTATATAGCTGGAAGACATATCAGGAGCTTATCAAAGCAGTCACAGTTTGCATTTTGGGAAGGGTGGATGGAGAAATGATAGATGTTTTATATGaagaatgaatgaagaagagaaACCTTTTAGTGTTTGAAGTCCGAATGCTTATCGTTTTTGGTTTTAGGTGTAATCTAGTtgtaaaatgatatatatatattgtaatgatTTTGTTATTTCCATACATAGGTTGGGGTGAGTAGATGTTTGTACTTTCTACAGATTAAGCTCCCATTTGGTGTTACTTACTTATGCGCTTGAGTGGAGCATTGTTTTGTTTTTAGTGACATGACATGATTGAAATGTCACTGCACAACCCTTCggggtggcccagtggtttgagcttgggacttccatgttggaggtctagAGTTTGGaaccccttgccagcgaaagcaaagggtttgccttctgggtcgagctcgtcgcaccaggcttgcctagtgcgggttgcctctcctatgtggtttgcgagctattgcataggagcggggtTTTACCTGTGCGCACCCAAAAGGGTAGCAGttgcgggtttcccttgtcgttaaaaaaaaaaatgtcactgCACAACTAGTACGATTTAGAAGTTTTATGATTCACTAGTCGTGAATGCTCTCTACAACAACAAACCAAATATGAGGCATCATACCCTAGGCAAATCCTGAATCAGGCAAAGATGGGAAATGTACTGCGTATGTAAGGAAATAAGCATTAGACTCTACTGATGCACTTTGAAGCCGTGTGGTTTAGATCCAAAGTGGACAATATCACCAGTGGGCTGGGCTAGTTGCCTAATAGATGAAAACCCTGTAACTCCTTTCCAATTGGATTTCTTCTCAGTTCAATATCTTTGTCTCCAATGTGTTGCCTACCATGTTGGCTTCTTTTCTAGCAAAAGCTGCCTGTTCTGGAAGATTTTATGCAACCAACTTATTAATGGCCTTAGTCTGTAGGAAGATGAATAGAATATGctttattatatatgttatgGAGACTAAACGAAGAAAAAAGAGGAGACTTAGAAGGATATGATAAACGCTAATATGAAcaagtgaacttctggaagCCTTACGCCTGTGGCAGCCGCTTACAAGAATACAATTtggaaaaagtatttgttatCTTTGGGAATTCAACTGTGTATGTAGTTGAAAATTGGAAATAGTAAGAGAACAAAAAACTGGTCTGATCATCTTGGGAGATGCCAAATCAAAATTCATTTCCTATTTTATGTATTGCATGGTAACAGATTGTTATAAAGATTTACTCTTCTAGAAGAATTTTTAATGATCAGGAGGTGGATGAAGCTTGTGAAACATTGAATTTATTAAGGCCAATTAAACAGGATGAGAACAACAAACATAGGTAAATTTTGGTTGGCGGGTAATCATGGTGTATTTTTACCTTACCTTCTTAGGAAAATAAGTAATAGTGGTGCATTCTCTGTGCAAGTTGCTACAAAATCTAGCTGAAAATTGGAAAGTTGAGTGGCCATGGGAAGTGATTTGGAAAACAAAAGCTCTTCCAAAGAGGCTTGTTTTTGGTTGTTTGGCTACAAATAATGCTTGCCTAACGTTGGACACTTCACAAAGAAGTGGAATTTCATCCTGTAGCAAATGtaatgttttgtttgtgaaataGCAGGGGAAACCACTGATTCTTCTACTGCATTTTAACTAAACCCGACAATTTTGGACATCATTTCTGTATATTTTTTGGGTGTAGTACGTTATGCCCTAGGATGTCAAGAATCTAATGTCAAGCTGGCAGGAATAGAGCATTGGGAACAATCTCAAACGAATTTGTTGGACTTCCCCATAATGTATCGCGTGGAATATTTGGCtggaaagagatgagagatgtTCCGAAGAAAAGAATCTACATTTATCTCTAGTTGAATCTGAATGTATTCATAGTTTGTGCCTCCGGTGCACCAACACCAGATGCAGAAACTGGAACCAGAGGTGGACCCACATGGAAGGGTGATGGGTCATAGAACCCTGTTAACTTCGGAAAAGATCTTGTATATGTGTTATACCTTGATAAATGATCATATATCTTGTTAGGTACCAAGAGACACAAATGTTGATCAGGTGCACTGGTCCAACTAGTTGCTTAGTCCCTCTGCGCAAGTGTGATCACCAGTGTTCGTTGCATTCTTcttgtcattcttttttttttaattttttttttaaaaagcataTAAAATGCGTACGCAGCGAGTTTCAAAGAGGAGTTTAATATGTAAAGTGGATTCACATCCATCAAACCGCAGGATGAGCCACTGTTTTTCCCGTTTGATATTTATCAATCCAACTACATCAGGTTTTTTTGTGCGAAATGAAATTTTCGATGAAGGGTGTCGCATGACACTGCTTCCACTAATGTGCATCCGCCTCTGGTGGTGCCGCCGTCATGTTCAAATCCTGGGTCCGCATGATCATCTTTTTGGTTTTTGAACTCCACGATGGCAAAGATATAATGAAGTCATTGTGATTGTCTTTTTCTGTACACTTCTGCAATATTTTCTTGGTACTAtcttaaataaaatcatttttacatTATACCTAAAAAAGAGTATGTGTGTTGCATGTGCAACAACTTTCTTGGTGGAAGTTAGTTCTCTACTGTAAGGGTGTATTAGGTTTGGATTCTGGATTCTGTAGGATGGTTTGCTTTAAAATACAAGCTCTTTCCTCTTCTAATTAGATTATCAATTGGATACATCAGTTTGGTGTGGGATGGTTTTATGGAGGATAGTCTTCTTTGACATTTAAGcctttcttttttgaaaactcAATTCagccttttctttttctacctATATGTACACACTTTTTATAGATAGGTATAGTGTCAACCTTATTGAAAATACCTGCATAAAGTGAATGCCAGGAAAGATTACGACCAAAAGGATGAGCCATTGCAAGTTATTTCATGCACTTAGAAGTCAACAATGGTCAAGCTGTCATTTACATCTTAAAGGGCCATGTTGCACCAAAGCCTAAGCAAAATGTACAATTGCACCAAGAATATAATCTTCTTTTCCTTGAAAAATCTGTGGTTGCAGTAAAATTGTGCACCAGAAAGAATAGGAGCACCACTTATACCTAGAATGTTGAAGACCATATCTCTAAACTGAGAATTATACTTGCGGTGAAGAACGAAGTGGTTAATGTTCTCTTCCTTTTCTTGCAAAGACAACATCTGTTGCTCAGCAGAACCGCTTTTCTGTTAATTGTTAGAAGGAAGATAAGCCTCTTTAATATCAACCAAATGATATTTCACTTTGTATGAAGCTTTACTCAACCAAATGGTTTTCCAGGGCCACAGAGGAATAGGTGCTGGTTTTTCCAACCGAGTGTAGCAGCTTCTAACGATGAAGGCATCTATAAAGGTAAAATTTTTCTCTTGGATTGGTCCTACAGTGTATTAGACCCATTTTTCACATGCATTAAATAGTGACATAGTGTATGTAGACAATGGGTCTATACACTGTTAGAACCCATCTTCCGTCCAAGAGaaagattttacttttttccaATTCGATGGTTTCTCTTCACACCCTTTTTTGTAGTATTTCATCCCAAATAGAAATAGAATTTGCTTTAGCCCCAAGAGGAAGTCCAAAAATATATGGTTGGCAAATAATCAATGTTACATCCCAAAGTTTCTTCTAGATGGTTAATATTCTGAATCACTTTCTCAGGAAAACGACTATTTTTGGAGTAGTTGATTGCTTATTTCTACATTCTTTTGGTAGTTAAGTTGGTAAAATATGGCCATAAATGATGTAATTCTGTTTAACAATCTAGTAGAAGCTttaccaaaataataattaattttgttggaTTCTCATGATGTTAAGTGCAAGTTTAGTTTTAGTTGGTTATATCTGCAAAATGTCTTCCCGTGTTAATGTTATCCATTCATAAATGTGTTGCCAAATCAGGTGTAGAACTTAATAAACCTGAGGTCAATTATGTTATTGTTGAGTCTCATATCTCATCAATTCTGAGAAGTGCAATACAGAGTGGTGTTTACTTTTCACTCTTGATGAGCAGGTTAGTTCTGTTAGTGTTGTGTACTCTCAGTCAGAGCTTCTGAAGAAGGAGGTGTTCCTGGTGGAGCTGGTAGATTCTATTGCCATGTCCAAAGAATCCATGTCACATCTTAAAGCAGTTTATTTTCTGAGGCCAACATCAGAGAATATCCAGCATATGCGTCGTCAACTAGCTAAGCCACGATTTGGAGAATATCACCTTTGTAAGTATTTCCTCTTTAATTGGATGGCATGAAAAATCTGCTAATATACGTCTGTGAACTGGTATTTTTCAGAAGAACTTAGTTTCAACACTGTTGTCTGAGTTTCTCAAGAATGACACATATCATATATCCTTTTTATTGCACAGTTTTCTCCAATATTTTGAAAGATACGCAACTTCATATGCTAGCCGATTCAGATGAGCATGAAGTTGTCCAGCAGTTGCAGGTATGCTTAGATTTATCATTTTCTGCTATTTTACAGGTTTTAGTTTCCTTGTAAGAAGAGCAAGGATTGTAGTTTGGTTTATGTGTAAACATCTTTTGGTTTCAAGCACAATCTTTGTGCTGAAGATTCATATAATATACCAATATGTTAAACTTCTAAAAAAGGGGAAATAATTCGTAATCAAAAAGAATATTGTGTAGtattgaaaaatttaagaaattatagCTCTATCCACTATCCAGAAACTGAAGATGAAGGGCCTTGCCCTTTTCTATTGTTGGTGtataaacatgaatatataGAAGACAGAGAATCTTCTATTGATGTTCTAAGATCTGTAAGATGGTTATAGCTTAGTACAGCTTCCTATATCCCCTGTAAGTATGGATAGGTGCAGTTTTTATGCAGCAAATAGTCATACAAAAAATGTTACcctcttaaagaaaataatgattaagAAATAGTTGCTGATACATATTTCTATTAGAGCTCTAAAAATTTGTTGTAGCCTGTAAGTTGTTTAAATGTGTAGTTGAAACTAGAAATTCGCTATGTTACATGATTATTGACGTGATTTGCAGGAATTTTATGCAGATTTTGTTGCGTTGGACCCTTACCATTTCACGTTAAATATGGCCGCAAACCACATGTATATGCTCCCAGCAGTTGTAGATCCATCAGGATTGCAGCAGTTCTGTGATCGAATCGTTGATGGAATGTCTGCAGTTTTCTTGGCGTTAAAGCGAAGGCCTATTATTCGATATTCAAGGACATCTGATATTGCGAAAAGAATAGCACATGAAGCTTCTGTAAGCACGTCAgctgtttctttcttttccctcAACTTCAATTTTTCGTTCTTTGTAGCCTAACAAGTTCTATTATTAGGTTTATTTCATTTCCCCTGCTTAGGGTCGAAGGTATAGTTGGTTTTGGATATTTGAGATTGGAAAAGGAAAAAGTTGAACATGTGTTTCATTCATATTGCAGAAGCTGATGTACCAGCAGGAGAGTGGCCTTTTTGATTTCAGAAGAACAGAAGTGTCTCCGTTGTTGCTAATAATTGATAGGCGGGATGACCCCGTGACTGCACTTCTTAATCAGTGGACCTATCAGGTATGGGTAGTCAGTAAGTTCTCCACGTTTGTCATTTCTAACAAATTGTGCCTccccctcttcttcttcttcaagtcacCTCGGAGTGTCACATAATGCTTCTTGTTTGTTTATGTACTTCTACAGGCAATGGTTCATGAGTTGATTGGTATTCAAGATAATAAGGTCAACCTGAAAAACGTTGGCAAGTTGCCAAAAGATCAACAGGTCAAAAAGCTCTTTCTTCTTGTATCTAAATACTACCTTGTTGTCTTTTCAACAGTAATTCATTTGCTGTTGATTTTTATGCTTTCAGGAGGTTGTACTGTCATCTGAGCAAGATGCATTTTTCAAAGCAAATATGTATGAGAACTTCGGAGATATTGGAATGAATATTAAGAAAATGGTGGACGACTTCCAACAAGTGGCAAAAAGTAACCAGAATATCCAGACGATAGGTTTGTATTGTAGCTTGGGTTGTACAGCAAGTGTTTCTGTTGCAATTCACTCAAACATGGTATTTTTCTACTAAAAAGGAAGCTTCTGTTTATAATGTCTGCATCTTTGCAGAGGACATGGCTAAATTTGTAGACAACTACCCAGAATACCGAAAAATGCAAGGGAATGTTTCTAAGCACGTGACACTGGTTACGGAAATGAGCAAAATAGTTGAAGAGCGAAAACTGATGTTGGTTTCACAGACGGAACAAGAGTTGGCTTGCAATGGTGGACAAGGGGCAGCATTCGAGGTAGTTTGTTCCTCCAGGATTGAAGCataatattcttattattatggAAAAAATATGCGGAGAACTTGAGTAGAGAAATAAGGAAAATTTTGGAACTTGAGTAGATAAATAAGGGAAATTTTGGTTTAGTCTTTTCCTGTTCTCTACTTGTGGTGGCTATTTGGACCAAGTTTTATATGCTTAAATCCTTTTCTCTCTGATAAACTAGTTCACATTCTAAATTTCCTTTGATCACATTGAATATGTAACTCAAACCAAGGTAACTCTGCTTTTAAGCAACACCGATTTTCTTTAACTTCTACGTTGGAACTGTATTTGAAATTGTTTTAGCGAATAAATACTTCTAATGTAAACTGATAGTCAATGAGTTGTTTATGAGAGGGGATGAGGGATGAGGGGATGAAAGATTTGGGGACTGTTTGGATGGGCTTATAAAAAGTTAAACTTataagtcaaaagttaaaaatcATAAGTAGATGGTAGCCTACTTTTTAGGCCTAAAGTGGGTGCTTGGAAGTACTTTAATAACCTTTCCAGACACCTCCAAAACTAAAAAACTACTTAAACGTCAAAAGTACCTAAAAGTAGGTTAATCGAAACGGGCACTCACCGTTGCAACTTCCAAGTACTTTGTAAACACTGTTGCACATGATGCACACAATCATGTATGGACAAAATCCTTGATGACAAGAGCTTAGGTTGTATCAAGTAACCTTGCATACTAGAAAGATATATATGCACTAATGTGGTTTCATTTTGTGGTTAGCATATGCATTCATCAACCAAGGCATGTACACTTTGAGTTCATATTGTGCTTGTTTTAGTAATGTGTATTACTGTCACCAAGCTGGTGGAGGTGACAGGGTTACCTCGTATCAGTTAAAATTGGGGGCCAAGGATTAGTAGGATTGATCAGTTCCACCTGTTTGGTAAATGGATAGGCTAGCTATGGCATGGACTTCAACTTTAAGGATACATATTCGTGTTGGTAATGATTCTGCTAACAATGTGCATGGGGACGtgttcaacaatttttttttcttctgtaaAGTATTTTATTTGCCTTTCAATTGTATTGATACACCTGTTCTCCAGTGTTACAAATGCTATGATTTTTGGGACCAATTAGGCGTAAACAGAAATTGTAAAGAAAGCACAAATTGGAAGAGCTTTTCTGCTGTTACAATAATTTGTCTCTTACAAGATTTTGTTCATGTGTTTGGAATTCTTTTTAATGATCTAGGAACTTTTGGAAAGTCTCTCTTGGTTTATTTACCATGTTTTTTGTTGTTAGGCTATGCAGAAATTCTcataaataatgataatgataataataaaacataaatcataacgTATTGTCAATCCGTGTTGtgtcttcatttttcattaaatatttttgaggtAAATC
This genomic window contains:
- the LOC101263604 gene encoding uncharacterized protein At2g24330, coding for MAAEPTKEHIDVAETEPVASSTDNEEKTKKKKKKGFFSMIWNSLFRSKKDDFEKRLQHISKEEAAVIARINKRSQNWRRMTRHLIVLSVIFEVIAVGYAIMTTRSLELNWKMRALRVLPMFLLPGLSFITYSAIGSFTRMCERKDQKTLEKLRAERQAKIEELKEKTNYYITQQLIQRYDPDPAAKAAAATVLASKLGTDTGLKVYVGDDTKHNVPTGKSNGVEVVQSNGLRNRKQARSSSPESAVIDHPGAEMLQQAQLEGSDMMQHQQTVVEHYNPTGSSTQDGGWIARIAALLVGEDPTQSYALICGNCHMHNGLARKEDFPYITYYCPHCHALNRPKQLDDRVSGTSTPNLGSTTSLADVDSVKQVSGSTPDKIPASASGSPVAAPVETEGDNIVSSASNS
- the LOC101264116 gene encoding vacuolar protein sorting-associated protein 45 homolog isoform X1, translating into MVLVAAVRDYINRILQDISGMKVLILDSSTVSSVSVVYSQSELLKKEVFLVELVDSIAMSKESMSHLKAVYFLRPTSENIQHMRRQLAKPRFGEYHLFFSNILKDTQLHMLADSDEHEVVQQLQEFYADFVALDPYHFTLNMAANHMYMLPAVVDPSGLQQFCDRIVDGMSAVFLALKRRPIIRYSRTSDIAKRIAHEASKLMYQQESGLFDFRRTEVSPLLLIIDRRDDPVTALLNQWTYQAMVHELIGIQDNKVNLKNVGKLPKDQQEVVLSSEQDAFFKANMYENFGDIGMNIKKMVDDFQQVAKSNQNIQTIEDMAKFVDNYPEYRKMQGNVSKHVTLVTEMSKIVEERKLMLVSQTEQELACNGGQGAAFEAVTNLLNNDNISDVDRLRLVMLYALRYEKESPVQLMQLFNKLASRSPKYKPGLVQFLLKQAGVDKRTGDLYGNRDLLNIARNMARGLKGVENVYTQHQPLLFQTMENITRGRLRDVDYPYVGNHFQQARPQEVVIFVVGGTTYEESRSVALQNSTNSGIRFILGGSSLLNSKRFLKDLEEAQRIARISTNML
- the LOC101264116 gene encoding vacuolar protein sorting-associated protein 45 homolog isoform X2, with protein sequence MKASIKVSSVSVVYSQSELLKKEVFLVELVDSIAMSKESMSHLKAVYFLRPTSENIQHMRRQLAKPRFGEYHLFFSNILKDTQLHMLADSDEHEVVQQLQEFYADFVALDPYHFTLNMAANHMYMLPAVVDPSGLQQFCDRIVDGMSAVFLALKRRPIIRYSRTSDIAKRIAHEASKLMYQQESGLFDFRRTEVSPLLLIIDRRDDPVTALLNQWTYQAMVHELIGIQDNKVNLKNVGKLPKDQQEVVLSSEQDAFFKANMYENFGDIGMNIKKMVDDFQQVAKSNQNIQTIEDMAKFVDNYPEYRKMQGNVSKHVTLVTEMSKIVEERKLMLVSQTEQELACNGGQGAAFEAVTNLLNNDNISDVDRLRLVMLYALRYEKESPVQLMQLFNKLASRSPKYKPGLVQFLLKQAGVDKRTGDLYGNRDLLNIARNMARGLKGVENVYTQHQPLLFQTMENITRGRLRDVDYPYVGNHFQQARPQEVVIFVVGGTTYEESRSVALQNSTNSGIRFILGGSSLLNSKRFLKDLEEAQRIARISTNML